One window from the genome of Paramormyrops kingsleyae isolate MSU_618 chromosome 3, PKINGS_0.4, whole genome shotgun sequence encodes:
- the LOC111845696 gene encoding protein mono-ADP-ribosyltransferase PARP12-like, whose protein sequence is MDVFIMKIICGNNGAMDYDELVDIGSGLMDLKGVFDIVFGNPRDFSVVVFNGKKRVIAKTNVRLCKVGGCVDCTNLHLCKFYLYGDCKASRRRNGCRFCHDMSSQHNSKVLVENNLQLLDTKELRTLLLQNDNTLLPPVCVSFNEGSKEYGNCPEQAGCRRLHVCDKYIRGICDSGADCCRSHDFFEPHPMTVLQDRGIPTDLITSMLSVYQNIRGLKFKNNVTRDGRDKLKPVSEKTEICLYFVKGSCKQGGKCWRVHFNMPYRWEVQDQKGWSPLPNNEGIEKDYCNPAMIKSEGQEPVCFDTMTQGLAKVRRLSTLSSVQRPDFILTTEWAWYWEDEHGNWIKYGSIQGMHRLSNITSEDLERQYLEGNSMEVKFTAGNQAYQVSLQDMSQRNEKYSTVRRIRRRPVFVSSADAQKIRTGKRPNNTQNFKALPKYWDKSLIPETGHKKVVLQSSTEEYQKILDLFQKTMRGFKIHSIERIQNRSLWEVFQWQRDQMKKINTEKYSVERLLFHGTDSKHVDAICKQNFDWRICGTHGTAYGKGSYFARDAKYSHSYTSSSELKTMFVCRVLVGEYTRGSQTYVRPPSKDGGDTIFYDSCVDDVKNPSIFVVFEKHQVYPEYLINYDEDMWSSSTVTVQTTPSLQYPVPASTAYSVFSSPVQAPPSTSATSSALSNQLQAPPSTSATSSALSNQLQAPPSSSATFSALSKQLQAPPSSSATSSALSKQLQAPPSSSATSSALSNQLQDPFSSSATWSAVSTGMPASASSTAISSKSSVNVRPTQLNWTSNSTQSFSSTNPSSSKSLSSPTHNTTTQYSGSTSSYSFNQAGSKGTLTHSTTQSGSTSNYKQPYFYSQDTSSLMQGPSQAGSRINLYQGSTQAGSLRSRPATTPRYTNASPKKDCIIL, encoded by the exons ATGGATGTGTTTATAATGAAAATTATTTGCGGTAATAATGGGGCGATGGACTACGATGAATTGGTTGATATAGGATCTGGCCTGATGGATTTAAAAGGAGTTTTTGACATTGTCTTCGGAAATCCCAGGGACttttctgttgttgtttttaacgGGAAAAAGAGAGTCATCGCTAAAACAAACGTTAGGCTGTGCAAAGTAGGGGGATGCGTGGACTGCACTAATTTACACCTGTGTAAGTTTTACCTTTACGGAGACTGCAAAGCCAGCAGGAGAAG GAACGGATGCCGTTTTTGCCATGATATGAGTTCGCAGCACAACAGCAAGGTTCTCGTGGAGAATAACCTGCAGCTGCTGGACACCAAGGAACTGCGGACGCTGTTGCTCCAGAACGACAACACCCTCCTGCCTCCG GTGTGTGTCTCGTTCAACGAAGGCAGCAAGGAATACGGAAACTGCCCCGAACAAGCGGGCTGTAGGAGGCTTCATGTCTGTGACAAGTACATCCGGGGAATCTGTGATTCTGGGGCGGACtgctgcaggtcacatgacttctTTGAGCCCCACCCAATGACCGTCTTGCAGGATAGAGGAATACCCACTGACCTCATCACATCCATGCTGTCTGTCTACCAGAACATAAGGGGCTTgaaatttaaaaacaatgtgACGAGAGACGGCAGAGACAAGCTGAAACCCGTTTCAG AAAAGACTGAGATCTGCCTTTATTTTGTGAAGGGGAGTTGCAAACAAGGAG GCAAATGTTGGCGTGTCCATTTCAACATGCCCTACAGATGGGAGGTGCAGGACCAGAAGGGTTGGTCACCACTTCCAAACAATGAAGGAATTGAGAAAGACTATTGTAACCCGGCCATGATAAAGAG TGAAGGACAGGAGCCTGTGTGTTTTGACACAATGACACAAGGACTGGCCAAAGTGAGACGTCTCTCTACTTTGTCCTCTGTGCAAAGACCTGACTTCATTCTTACCACTGAGTGGGCCTGGTACTGGGAGGATGAGCATGGGAACTGGATCAAATACGGATCGATA CAGGGAATGCACAGATTGTCAAACATCACCAGTGAGGATCTGGAGAGGCAGTACCTGGAAGGTAACAGCATGGAGGTCAAATTTACTGCTGGGAATCAAGCATATCAAGTCAGTCTGCAAG ATATGTCACAAAGAAACGAGAAGTACAGCACCGTAAGGAGAATCAGGCGCCGTCCTGTGTTCGTGTCATCGGCCGATGCACAGAAGATCAGGACCGG CAAAAGACCCAACAACACCCAGAATTTTAAAGCACTGCCAAAATACTGGGATAAGTCTTTGATTCCTGAAACTGGACACaag AAAGTTGTGCTGCAGAGTTCAACAGAAGAATATCAGAAAATTCTGGATCTTTTTCAGAAAACGATGCGTGGTTTCAAAATTCATAGCATAGAAAGAATCCAGAATAGATCTCTGTGGGAAGTGTTTCAATG GCAGAGAGACCAGATGAAAAAAATCAACACTGAAAAATACTCTGTAGAGAGACTCCTTTTCCACGGAACTGACTCCAAACACGTGGATGCCATCTGCAAGCAGAACTTCGACTGGAGGATCTGTGGAACACACGGGACGGCCTACGGCAAAG gCAGTTACTTTGCCAGGGATGCCAAATACTCACACAGCTACACCAGCTCTTCAGAGCTGAAGACTATGTTTGTTTGTCGAGTGCTGGTGGGAGAGTATACTAGAGGAAGCCAAACTTATGTCCGCCCGCCCTCAAAGGATGGAGGAGACACCATTTTCTATGACAGTTGTGTGGACGATGTCAAAAATCCCTCAATATTTGTGGTGTTTGAAAAGCACCAGGTGTATCCTGAATACCTAATCAATTACGATGAAGATATGTGGTCTTCATCTACAGTGACTGTGCAGACAACCCCCTCCTTGCAATATCCAGTGCCAGCCAGTACGGCCTATTCTGTGTTCTCCAGTCCAGTCCAAGCTCCTCCTTCAACCAGTGCCACTTCCTCTGCATTGTCCAACCAACTGCAAGCTCCTCCTTCAACCAGTGCCACTTCCTCTGCATTGTCCAACCAACTGCAAGCTCCTCCTTCATCCAGTGCCACTTTCTCTGCATTGTCCAAACAACTGCAAGCTCCTCCTTCATCCAGTGCCACTTCCTCTGCATTGTCCAAACAACTGCAAGCTCCTCCTTCATCCAGTGCCACTTCCTCTGCATTGTCCAACCAACTGCAAGATCCTTTTTCATCAAGTGCCACTTGGTCTGCAGTCTCCACTGGGATGCCAGCTTCTGCGTCATCCACTGCCATTTCTTCCAAGTCATCAGTAAATGTTAGACCTACACAGCTTAACTGGACCTCCAATTCAACACAGTCCTTCTCTAGCACAAACCCTAGCTCATCAAAATCATTATCATCCCCTACACACAACACCACTACTCAATACTCTGGAAGCACTTCATCATATTCATTTAACCAAGCTGGCTCAAAAGGCACCTTGACTCACTCAACCACTCAG AGTGGCTCAACAAGCAACTATAAGCAGCCCTATTTTTACAGCCAAGATACAAGCTCTCTGATGCAAGGACCTTCTCAGGCAGGCTCAAGAATCAATCTATATCAGGGATCTACCCAGGCAGGCTCACTTCGAAGTCGACCAGCTACCACCCCTCGCTATACTAATGCTTCACCAAAGAAAGACTGTATAATTCTGTAA